Proteins encoded in a region of the Triticum dicoccoides isolate Atlit2015 ecotype Zavitan chromosome 3A, WEW_v2.0, whole genome shotgun sequence genome:
- the LOC119266757 gene encoding calmodulin-binding protein 60 B-like, whose product MAAHKRLHDGFEQDPDQPEKKRMERSVSFSTVIREAMVMKQVQSVFLVLEPLLRRVVQEEIQAGLVRSPRYIERSSPETPPAAELPALRLAFLFPPALPIFTGSKIEDVHGEPLQVILVDAVTGSPCGALPQFMRVELVPLFGDFPPDGREDWTTGEFARGVVKERAGKRPLLTGDVGLTMRDGRAVVNDLQFTDNSSWVRCRKFRIGARVMPGSYEGGRVAEAMTDAFNVRDHRGELYRKHYPPALTDDVWRLEKIGKEGAFHRKLRQNGVETVQEFVRMLTVRPEILRAIMGDGMTDRMWEVTTSHAKTCDAGDKVYAYAGHGATVYVNSLCQLVRLEFAGVECAAQQLSRDQKAYVHRLYVEAFEQRHSLQEAEPLPAAMLLHASSSSNSLPMLQNAAPVAPPPLPATPLWFQGNQELDLQIVDELSGGQGNFGFQMFQSNFS is encoded by the exons ATGGCGGCTCACAAGCGGCTCCACGACGGCTTCGAGCAGGACCCCGACCAGCCCGAGAAGAAGCGGATGGAGCGGTCGGTCTCCTTCTCCAC GGTCATCCGTGAGGCCATGGTGATGAAGCAGGTCCAGAGTGTGTTCCTGGTGCTGGAGCCTCTCCTGCGCCGAGTG GTGCAGGAGGAGATCCAGGCGGGGCTGGTGCGCAGCCCGCGGTACATCGAGAGGTCGTCGCCGGAGACGCCGCCGGCGGCGGAGCTGCCCGCGTTGAGGCTGGCGTTCCTGTTCCCGCCGGCGCTGCCGATCTTCACCGGCAGCAAGATCGAGGACGTGCACGGCGAGCCGCTCCAGGTCATCCTCGTCGACGCGGTCACCGGGTCGCCCTGCGGCGCGCTCCCGCAGTTCATGCGCGTCGAGCTGGTGCCGCTCTTCGGGGACTTCCCGCCGGACGGCCGCGAGGACTGGACGACCGGCGAGTTCGCCCGCGGCGTCGTCAAGGAGCGCGCGGGAAAGCGCCCGCTCCTCACCGGCGACGTCGGCCTCACCATGCGGGACGGGCGCGCCGTCGTGAACGACCTCCAGTTCACCGACAACTCCTCCTGGGTCCGCTGCCGCAAGTTCCGCATCGGCGCGCGCGTGATGCCGGGCAGCTACGAGGGCGGCAGGGTCGCCGAGGCCATGACCGACGCCTTCAACGTCCGTGATCACCGCGGCGAAC TGTACCGTAAGCACTACCCGCCGGCGCTCACCGACGACGTGTGGCGGCTGGAGAAGATCGGCAAGGAGGGGGCCTTCCACCGGAAGCTGCGGCAGAACGGCGTGGAGACCGTGCAGGAGTTCGTGCGGATGCTCACCGTGAGGCCGGAAATACTGCGCGCGATAATGGGCGACGGCATGACGGACCGCATGTGGGAGGTGACCACGAGCCACGCCAAGACGTGCGACGCCGGCGACAAGGTGTACGCGTACGCCGGGCACGGCGCCACCGTCTACGTCAACTCCCTCTGCCAGCTGGTCCGGCTCGAGTTCGCCGGCGTCGAGTGCGCGGCGCAGCAGCTGAGCAGGGACCAGAAGGCGTACGTGCACCGGCTGTACGTGGAGGCGTTCGAGCAGCGGCACAGCCTCCAGGAGGCCGAGCCCCTGCCCGCCGCCATGCTCCTCCacgccagcagcagcagcaacagcctcCCAATGCTGCAGA ACGCTGCGCCGGtcgcgccgccgccgcttccgGCGACGCCGCTCTGGTTCCAGGGCAACCAGGAGCTGGACCTCCAGATCGTCGACGAGCTCTCCGGCGGCCAGGGCAACTTTGGCTTCCAGATGTTCCAGAGCAACTTCAGCTAA